A stretch of the Vigna radiata var. radiata cultivar VC1973A chromosome 7, Vradiata_ver6, whole genome shotgun sequence genome encodes the following:
- the LOC106767160 gene encoding uncharacterized protein LOC106767160 isoform X2: protein MLAQERMARILVWFGGVASTVPMIYACLILWQLKADIYKLNRLSKTIDDLENKMSQMKKLSSTSSSPSPSDKPLTIYHAARLVGITAFNPEIDEKLHTAYI from the exons ATGCTGGCTCAAGAAAGAATGGCAAGAATATTGGTATGGTTCGGCGGCGTAGCATCCACAGTTCCAATGATATACGCCTGTTTGATTCTATGGCAGTTGAAGGCTGACATTTACAAGCTTAACCGTCTCTCAAAAACTATCGACgatcttgaaaataaaatgtctCAGATGAAAAAACTTTCTTCTACTTCCTCATCCCCTTCCCCTTCTGATAAG CCGCTTACAATATATCATGCTGCTCGTCTTGTTGGAATTACAGCCTTCAATCCTGAAATTGATGAAAAGCTGCATACAGCCTATATTTAG
- the LOC106766224 gene encoding uncharacterized protein LOC106766224 yields MLDAKPTATPLQPNIQLTTTRDPFSDPTQYRSFVGALQYLTITRLELSYAVNLVSQFLQVPTNDHFQAVKRILRYVKGTMSYGLSFTRGASLNVLGHSDADWARCIETRRSTYGYSIFLGRNLVSWSAKKQPIVARSSCESEYRAMANAAAELIWITHLLHDLHISHQARTLLCDNKSAIFLS; encoded by the coding sequence ATGTTGGATGCAAAACCGACAGCCACACCACTCCAACCTAATATTCAGCTGACAACCACAAGAGATCCTTTCTCTGATCCCACTCAGTATCGCTCTTTCGTTGGTGCACTCCAGTATCTCACTATAACTCGTCTTGAGTTGTCCTATGCGGTAAATTTGGTTAGTCAGTTTCTTCAAGTTCCAACAAATGATCACTTTCAAGCAGTTAAACGCATCCTTCGATATGTCAAGGGCACCATGTCCTATGGCTTGTCCTTCACCCGTGGAGCTTCCCTTAATGTTCTTGGACACTCGGATGCAGATTGGGCTCGTTGTATTGAGACTAGACGATCAACCTATGGTTATTCTATCTTTTTAGGCAGAAATCTCGTTTCATGGAGTGCTAAGAAACAACCAATCGTAGCTCGATCAAGTTGTGAATCAGAATATAGAGCCATGGCTAATGCGGCAGCTGAACTAATATGGATTACTCATCTTCTACATGATCTTCATATTTCCCATCAAGCGCGAACTCTTCTTTGTGACAACAAGAGTGCAATATTTCTCTCCTAA
- the LOC106767160 gene encoding uncharacterized protein LOC106767160 isoform X1, producing MLAQERMARILVWFGGVASTVPMIYACLILWQLKADIYKLNRLSKTIDDLENKMSQMKKLSSTSSSPSPSDKSHFPGVVMVVRHGQYENGGKIGWFGVPSARIGT from the exons ATGCTGGCTCAAGAAAGAATGGCAAGAATATTGGTATGGTTCGGCGGCGTAGCATCCACAGTTCCAATGATATACGCCTGTTTGATTCTATGGCAGTTGAAGGCTGACATTTACAAGCTTAACCGTCTCTCAAAAACTATCGACgatcttgaaaataaaatgtctCAGATGAAAAAACTTTCTTCTACTTCCTCATCCCCTTCCCCTTCTGATAAG agccactTTCCTGGTGTTGTGATGGTTGTGCGGCATGGTCAATACGAGAATGGAGGCAAGATTGGATGGTTTGGAGTGCCTAGTGCAAGAATAGGAACATGA